In the genome of Dermacentor variabilis isolate Ectoservices chromosome 5, ASM5094787v1, whole genome shotgun sequence, one region contains:
- the LOC142582077 gene encoding uncharacterized protein LOC142582077, whose product MEVENMGDCTDTKEKVEIACILARILAAESEADAAKAVKDRIKRQLLLNGCTFYALALPTRVCNRSTWAFIRHEKWFEETVPHLGGHNFKQSFRVNPSTFRFLVESLRHVLEKQVTNMRDPITAEKRVAIGLYKLCSSAEDRTVANLFGVGRSSVNVIYREFCAAVVSVLESDWIRMITEEEMPRHIQEFEAVCDFPQAVGALDGCHFPISPPKKYATDYYNYKGWHSIILLALVDHKYRFRYCNVGAPGRCHDAHVFGVSRLSKIVNSPLFKAPVAAVGTTAVPPIILCDQAFPLTPNPFYSKKFKVSHVFLSENNACAWGITGSTQPDDEGLELMEEEVTEKLTASSETPVQQVASVAKKVATPSASTQDATAGKKQRERRRNEEEKTPPVPAETDHGCDAFNVEMDAEPETPYETPDEMVTEEPAVPSKRHRSDAPEEETPADSVQRLEPQWMVVRSTRAKKGKSAPPQRSASLTREGQATQ is encoded by the exons ATGGAGGTCGAGAATATGGGGGACTGCACGGACACGAAGGAAAAAGTCGAAATAGCATGCATTTTGGCAAGgattcttgctgcagagagcgaAGCAGACGCCGCAAAGGCAGTCAAAGACCGTATTAAGCGGCAGTTGCTACTCAACGGGTGTACATTTTATGCCTTGGCGCTTCCCACGAGAGTCTGCAACCGATCGACGTGGGCTTTCATCCGCCACGAAAAGTGGTTCGAGGAGACTGTGCCTCACCTCGGTGGCCACAACTTCAAGCAGTCGTTTCGAGTGAACCCCTCAACGTTCCGGTTTCTCGTGGAAAGTCTGCGCCATGTGCTCGAAAAACAAGTTACCAACATGCGTGACCCGATCACTGCGGAAAAGCGTGTCGCCATTGGCCTCTACAAATTGTGCTCTTCTGCCGAAGATAGAACTGTGGCAAACCTCTTCGGCGTTGGGCGCTCATCCGTCAACGTCATTTACAGAGAGTTTTGCGCAGCTGTTGTCTCTGTGCTCGAAAGTGACTGGATCAGAATGATTACTGAAGAGGAAATGCCTAGGCACATCCAAGAGTTCGAAGCCGTGTGCGATTTCCCTCAAgctgtcggtgcccttgatggcTGCCATTTCCCTATTTCGCCTCCAAAGAAGTACGCCACCGACTACTACAACTACAAGGGTTG gCACAGTATTATCCTACTAGCATTGGTCGACCACAAGTATCGATTCAGATACTGCAATGTCGGTGCCCCAGGACGCTGCCACGACGCACATGTGTTTGGTGTTTCACGGCTGTCGAAGATTGTCAACAGTCCCCTTTTCAAAGCACCTGTTGCCGCAGTGGGTACCACAGCAGTCCCACCGATAATATTATGCGATCAAGCATTTCCACTAACCCCAAACCCTTTTTACTCGAAAAAATTTAAAGTTTCTCATGTTTTCTTGTCTGAGAACAACGCTTGCGCATG gggtattactggCAGCACGCAACCCGACGACGAAGGTCTCGAATTGATGGAAGAGGAGGTAACGGAGAAACTGACAGCGTCCTCGGAAACGCCGGTTCAACAGGTGGCAAGTGTCGCAAAAAAGGTGGCAACGCCATCTgcgtcgacacaggacgccacagCAGGAAaaaagcagagagaaagaagaaggaatgaAGAAGAGAAGACACCGCCTGTGCCCGCAGAAACGGACCACGGGTGTGACGCGTTTAACGTGGAGATGGACGCGGAGCCAGAGACGCCATATGAGACGCCGGATGAGATGGTCACTGAGGAGCCAGCCGTGCCTTCCAAGAGGCACCGAAGCGATGCTCCAGAAGAGGAGACGCCGGCTGACAGTGTTCAGCGCCTGGAGCCGCAGTGGATGGTGGTCCGGTCGACGCGGGCCAAGAAAGGGAAGTCCGCCCCACCGCAACGGTCAGCGTCGCTCACCCGAGAAGGGCAGGCGACGCAGTGA